A genomic region of Aquificaceae bacterium contains the following coding sequences:
- a CDS encoding SAM-dependent methyltransferase, giving the protein MSQKVKEYYQRDFRKDFFTAPELDRVFGYALAEHLSKLVGDFEKPVFLELGGGSGVLAYDILQYLREKEPELYGRLKYYIYEFSPTLIEIQKRRLEEFRDKVFWCNSLFPLEGVVFSNEFFDCLPVHVLKEGRELFVEDGKEVWLEVKDQRLKEVIRRMGYEKIPHVLELCIDCIDFLREISKNLVRGYHLVIDYGYTSEEISRFPQGTVVGYSSHKVDINPLKSVEPIDITAHVNFSLLEEYGKDFGLERVYLKSLRDFLLESSAFVEEFYRLSESENPEDIERLSRLKTMLVSMGERFRVLLQRALSSNS; this is encoded by the coding sequence ATGTCTCAAAAGGTAAAGGAGTATTATCAGAGAGATTTTAGAAAGGATTTTTTCACTGCACCAGAGCTTGACAGAGTCTTTGGTTATGCACTGGCGGAGCACCTTTCAAAGCTGGTAGGAGACTTTGAAAAACCAGTTTTCCTTGAGCTGGGTGGAGGAAGCGGTGTCCTTGCCTATGATATTCTCCAATACTTAAGGGAAAAAGAGCCAGAGCTGTATGGCAGGCTTAAATATTACATTTACGAATTTAGTCCTACGCTTATAGAGATACAAAAGAGGAGGCTTGAGGAATTTAGAGATAAGGTTTTTTGGTGTAATAGCCTTTTTCCCCTTGAGGGTGTGGTCTTTTCTAATGAATTCTTTGACTGCCTACCGGTGCACGTATTGAAAGAAGGAAGGGAGCTATTTGTGGAAGATGGCAAGGAAGTATGGCTTGAGGTCAAAGACCAAAGGCTCAAGGAGGTGATAAGGAGAATGGGCTATGAGAAAATCCCTCATGTGTTAGAGCTTTGCATAGACTGTATAGACTTTTTGAGAGAAATATCTAAAAACTTGGTAAGAGGTTATCATCTTGTAATAGACTATGGCTACACTTCTGAGGAAATAAGCAGGTTTCCTCAAGGCACGGTTGTTGGTTATAGCTCTCATAAAGTGGACATAAACCCACTGAAAAGCGTAGAACCTATAGACATAACCGCACACGTAAACTTTTCTCTTTTAGAGGAATATGGAAAAGACTTTGGCTTGGAGAGGGTTTATTTGAAAAGTTTGAGAGATTTTCTTTTAGAGAGTAGTGCCTTTGTGGAGGAGTTTTATAGGCTTTCTGAGTCTGAAAATCCCGAGGACATAGAAAGACTTTCACGTCTAAAAACTATGCTTGTGAGTATGGGTGAGCGTTTTAGGGTATTACTTCAAAGAGCCCTAAGCTCCAACTCGTAG
- a CDS encoding PP2C family serine/threonine-protein phosphatase, whose protein sequence is MDSWFGFSFAIRGRKNMMENLPCQDSVRTWSNGNVACAILSDGAGSATHSYRASNSVVNSAIVYYRRFIENGNDRSLLETGRGVLEAVRERIKSKAQKLNTDIKDLACTFLGVFIKDSQYLILHIGDGIVACMMEDGCIKLLSAGYRGEFAGETVFLTSESYENYMKVIEGDVNQERIRAFYLMSDGMESVVYSKRENRFGKLLYKLYDLNLKYNDKKALKRKLKESGRELFNQRTHDDLSIALLGRS, encoded by the coding sequence TTGGATAGTTGGTTTGGCTTTTCTTTTGCTATTAGGGGTAGAAAAAATATGATGGAAAACTTACCCTGCCAGGATAGTGTAAGGACGTGGTCTAATGGGAATGTGGCATGTGCAATCCTCTCTGACGGAGCTGGAAGTGCCACACACTCCTATAGAGCATCTAACTCTGTAGTTAATAGTGCGATTGTTTACTATAGGAGGTTTATTGAAAATGGTAATGATCGAAGTTTACTAGAGACAGGTAGAGGTGTCTTGGAAGCTGTCAGGGAAAGGATAAAGAGCAAGGCACAGAAACTAAACACGGACATAAAGGATTTGGCTTGCACTTTTCTGGGGGTTTTTATAAAGGATTCTCAGTATCTGATTCTTCACATAGGAGATGGTATAGTAGCGTGTATGATGGAAGATGGATGCATAAAGTTATTATCTGCTGGTTATAGAGGTGAATTTGCAGGTGAAACAGTCTTTTTAACATCTGAAAGCTACGAAAATTATATGAAGGTGATAGAAGGGGATGTCAATCAAGAAAGAATAAGAGCTTTTTATCTGATGAGTGATGGAATGGAAAGCGTTGTATATTCAAAAAGAGAAAATAGATTTGGCAAACTCTTGTATAAACTTTACGATTTGAATTTAAAATATAATGATAAAAAAGCACTGAAGCGAAAGTTAAAGGAAAGCGGAAGGGAGCTTTTTAATCAAAGGACGCACGATGACCTTTCTATAGCATTGTTAGGGAGGAGTTAA
- the leuB gene encoding 3-isopropylmalate dehydrogenase, which translates to MPTFKIAVLEGDGIGPEIIASTLRVLRRLGELSGLDFLFEKALIGGSAIDQKGTPLPQETVELCLKSDAVLLGAVGGPKWDSLPTDKRPEKGLLGIRKALDLYANLRPAKVYEPLISSSPLKEEVARGTDFIVVRELTGDVYYGEPRGIFLYEGKRVGINTMRYTEDEIRRVVRKAFEIARQRRKKLTSVDKSNVLEVSALWKAVVEEEAKNYPEVELEHLYVDNCAMQIVRRPSSFDVIVTGNIFGDILSDEAAVITGSLGMLPSASLGDKYALYEPVHGSAPDIAGKGVANPIATILSASMMLRYSFGLKKEADLIDRAVELVLERGYRTPDIYSEGCIKVGTEAMTDAIIKAMEELWEGLS; encoded by the coding sequence ATGCCTACTTTCAAGATAGCGGTTTTAGAGGGAGATGGAATAGGTCCAGAGATAATTGCTTCTACCCTTAGGGTGCTAAGAAGGCTTGGTGAGCTTTCGGGTTTGGACTTCCTTTTTGAAAAGGCTCTTATAGGTGGCTCTGCCATAGACCAGAAGGGCACGCCCTTACCACAGGAGACGGTGGAGCTATGCCTTAAGTCGGACGCAGTGCTTCTTGGTGCAGTGGGAGGTCCCAAGTGGGATAGCCTTCCCACAGATAAAAGACCAGAGAAGGGTCTTTTGGGTATAAGAAAGGCTCTTGACCTTTATGCAAACCTCAGACCTGCAAAGGTGTATGAGCCACTCATTAGCTCCTCTCCTCTAAAGGAGGAGGTCGCAAGGGGGACAGACTTTATAGTGGTTAGAGAGCTTACCGGTGATGTCTACTATGGAGAACCGAGAGGTATTTTTCTGTATGAGGGCAAAAGGGTAGGCATAAACACTATGAGGTATACAGAGGATGAGATAAGACGCGTTGTGCGTAAAGCCTTTGAGATAGCTCGCCAGAGAAGGAAAAAGCTCACAAGCGTTGACAAGTCTAACGTTTTAGAGGTTAGTGCCTTGTGGAAAGCGGTGGTGGAAGAAGAGGCAAAAAACTATCCAGAGGTGGAGCTGGAGCACCTTTATGTGGATAACTGTGCCATGCAGATAGTGAGAAGACCCTCTTCCTTTGATGTGATAGTAACGGGCAATATCTTTGGAGACATACTCTCTGACGAGGCGGCGGTCATAACGGGTAGTCTTGGAATGCTACCCTCTGCCAGCCTTGGAGACAAGTATGCTCTCTATGAGCCAGTGCATGGCTCTGCACCAGATATAGCAGGCAAGGGTGTGGCAAACCCGATAGCTACCATACTTTCTGCAAGCATGATGCTTAGGTATTCCTTTGGGTTAAAAAAAGAAGCAGACCTTATAGATAGAGCAGTGGAATTGGTGCTTGAGAGGGGCTACAGAACTCCAGACATATACAGCGAGGGTTGTATAAAAGTGGGAACAGAGGCTATGACTGACGCTATAATAAAAGCCATGGAGGAGCTATGGGAAGGATTGTCTTAA
- a CDS encoding VWA domain-containing protein, whose product MHNEFISLEDLVENPTTRLPIALVLDTSGSMQGEPIRELSEGYKLFLNELKRDEVARYSAEVCVITFGGQVKVLQEFSTVERVNKYLFFDASGETPMGSAVLTALDKLEQRKTMYKETGVDYHQPWMVLMTDGQPTDRIDEAVSRVQTLLDSKKLVVFPIGIGPYADLSTLAKFTTPNRPPLRLKGLRFKEFFVWLSKSVSKVSRSSPTSKIKLDENIKGWAEIG is encoded by the coding sequence ATGCACAATGAGTTTATATCATTAGAAGACCTTGTGGAAAATCCTACCACACGCCTTCCAATAGCTCTCGTGCTTGATACAAGTGGTTCAATGCAAGGAGAACCCATAAGAGAGCTAAGCGAGGGTTACAAGTTATTTCTTAATGAGCTTAAAAGGGACGAAGTTGCGAGGTATTCTGCAGAAGTCTGTGTGATCACATTTGGAGGTCAGGTAAAAGTTTTACAAGAGTTTTCTACCGTAGAGCGTGTCAACAAGTATTTGTTTTTTGATGCTTCTGGAGAAACTCCGATGGGAAGTGCAGTTTTAACTGCCCTTGACAAACTTGAGCAAAGAAAAACCATGTATAAGGAAACTGGTGTGGACTATCATCAACCTTGGATGGTGCTTATGACGGACGGACAACCTACGGACAGAATAGATGAAGCGGTTTCAAGAGTGCAAACTCTCTTAGATTCAAAAAAACTTGTTGTTTTTCCAATAGGAATAGGTCCTTATGCGGATCTGTCCACGTTGGCAAAGTTTACTACTCCAAACAGACCACCTCTTAGACTTAAAGGTCTAAGGTTTAAGGAGTTCTTTGTTTGGTTAAGTAAAAGCGTTTCAAAAGTTTCAAGGTCGTCTCCTACCTCAAAAATAAAACTTGATGAAAATATAAAGGGGTGGGCTGAAATTGGATAG
- a CDS encoding histidine triad nucleotide-binding protein: MQDCIFCKIVRKEIPSKGVYEDELVYAFHDINPVAPTHILIIPKKHIVGIQSLEPEDAPLVGHMFYVARKLGEELGYAPDEELNKGYRLVFNVGKDAGQSVFHLHLHFIAGRSMSWPPG; encoded by the coding sequence ATGCAAGACTGCATATTTTGCAAGATAGTGAGGAAGGAAATTCCCTCAAAGGGTGTTTATGAGGATGAGCTGGTTTATGCCTTTCATGATATCAATCCCGTTGCACCCACGCACATTTTAATAATTCCCAAAAAGCACATAGTTGGTATTCAAAGCCTTGAGCCTGAGGATGCGCCTTTGGTGGGTCATATGTTCTATGTGGCAAGAAAACTTGGAGAAGAGCTGGGTTATGCACCCGATGAGGAGTTAAACAAGGGCTATAGGTTGGTTTTTAACGTGGGAAAGGATGCAGGGCAAAGCGTCTTTCATCTTCATCTTCACTTCATCGCAGGGAGGAGCATGTCCTGGCCACCAGGTTGA